Below is a genomic region from Amphiura filiformis chromosome 19, Afil_fr2py, whole genome shotgun sequence.
actgcatcaatatttttaaaatgttttcaaaactgttattgtaaactatttttgcaaacattttttgccaaatattttgtgaacacttaaataacattatgttaaaatatttgcatccagcaaacacagaaatgttcttaaaatgtttttttacaacgttttaataacatttaaatgtcgggttatataaaggtcatgacaacGTCTTTAAAaccttattgtaaatattttgggcaaacatttttcgcaaaatatgttttcaaccccaaaataacattctgtttagaatgttttgtatcaagttttcaaaaaatgtttttggaatgttattaaaaagtttttataccctttatataacccgacatttaaacgttttctgcaaaacatttttgtttgctgagcagtagattatcaaaaaattattttgaatgttatgaaatcgttttataccctttatataacccgacatttaaacgttttctgacaaccttttataaccttttgcgaatgatgtcgaaaacgttttgtgtttcggATTACGggccccgggggtaaaatgaacgcacgGCCCCTCACTTTTACGGGCCCCTTGAGTTgtcttttctttacttttatgggtccattaatgTATGATATTCTTATTTTTACAGGTTCCCTAGAACTCCGGGCCCGGGAgtaacgcacccccttaaccaccccccttgtcggcggcactggggGTACCTTTACAGGGATTTTGCTATTTCGATGGGTGGATTGGGGGTCAGtaatttttgggtgctttttattgaaaataggtgtactgatgggtagcaaaaacagcaaaaaagtaTGTATAGAGAAAGTCAATATCCGAAATTCTGTGTGGCACACCCACGTACAATTTTTTTCGAAGAAATCCCCCACGCATACAATCATGTACAATACTTGAATTTgtgttgtacagggtgtccctgaaagaactgtatcgtcggaaacataAGAAACCAAACaactaaatatttttttttatggttgaggaataaataCGCATACTTTCACGAACTATAAGAACTTAACGAAACTcccttattttcaaacctttccaccgaccccaatatcaatcaatgatctcAGGGGGGGGTGGCAGAGTGCCCCCACTAATTTTCACGGATAAAATGGGGATGACAAAGAGTAAGTGtcattaaaattactaaaaatggaaccaaaaaaaagacaaatagggacgaaaatttggttttgccccctccccctcacaccaaaatcgtggctacgctactgagtAATCTGTTTAGAATTGCCAATCCTTCGCATGAGGTGTCTAATATGATTGTCATTGATTAATATTGGACtctgtggaacggattgaaaaagGTATGGTTATATATCAAGATCTGagcggttaaatatcaaaattcaaaaagaatGCGATAGCTAATTTATTCGTCAACCATGAACTATTTAGATCTGGTTGGTTTgggcattaaaatacccaaacagtaATGTTTCAGGGGCACCCTGTAACCTACGGTACCATTAGAACTTGCAAATGAGAATAATTATGGCGTGAATTTTTGTACAAGAAATATTTTTCTCTGATTATGAAAATGTTTAAGTTCACATGGGGAATACGGTACTCAAGTTAGGTTGGGTAGGGAGTTGCCTCTGTGAATCCAtaactacgagggtcattcaaaaagttctacctccatcattatTTTACGTGTCCGGATATTGAAATGACCCATAATTGACCATTTTCCATAGGTTGTTATCTTCGATCGGGTGAGCACGTGTTGGTTTAAGTCATATTAATTgtttcataagttaaaatcaaataagtcttatgcagtttttgtattttgtaagtatattagTATATACAAGGTTTTTAACAAACTGTTtatcttatttccacgtcaaaatgtatccattgcttaaaataggacgtaattacgaattaccatGAAGAAGCGTGGTCTAGTAGAAATCGGGTAAATTTCAGTaccatttgtgtgtctgttgaacccttcgatgttttcttctcatataaaacatgtttcattttgttttgaaatccCAAGGCATATAGGGAGCTCAAATAtgaccaaaatatttatcctgagtaagcagttggacaaccacatcttgaaaacatttttataaacattatccaaagctacaatatgatgcttactaagcTTTAGgtttcagtttttaaccgtttccgacgtaccaaatctgtatttgcttgAATAAACATATCTTTAcaaccaaatatcacattttcctcaaataactttcattttgtagcctagatttaGGAGTATAATTATGGTTAATTTCAATTGGCATGTTAGATAACAGAGATGCGATgttggaggtagaactttttaaatgaccctcgtataccaatttgtcaagaaattgtCCCTGGGGAAATTGTGAGCCgtcaatataccaaaagtcacaaCACCAAATGGATTTCCCAAATGTTTTTGTAGGGCCTAAACGTTTGGCTACAGCAGAGAACTTGATAAGAAATCTTCTCTGGCTATAGTGAAGCTGAAAATGTGACTCATTTTGTTACACATCCCGCATGGTCACTTTGTACTCTACCTCCCATGACGTAGTCCATGACATGAGGCTGAGCAATCCCATCATTGATACCCGGCACTGATACATCAAGGGGTGAGAGCCAAAAGCCCTAgccctttttttttggccaaaatgagactCTGGTTCCATCGACTTCGCTttcatatttatttaataaaaaaaaaatgtaaaatgtaaaaaaaatgagcAACTCACCCACATGGCAAGGCTCTTATATGGTCGCGCCTATAGACATCTTGAAAGACCGGACAGACGGGTTGCTACTGCCTAAGCTGAACCACCCAGGACCAGGACGTACGCCTATCCACGCTCTCTATACACCTAGACACCTCAAACACACAGCCACATACAGCACCTGCGGGAGATCACATCAGGGACTGGAACAGCGGCTCTCGACCGAGCGCTGAGACATCGGGAGAACCTGCTTTCTTGAACCTGGAACTACGGGGCCACCAGATACACGACACCACGAGTAGAGACTGCCTACTTCTAGCGGTTTTTCTTGCTCTGTTCACCCCCTGCGCGACCGATTACATGTAGCACTATGACAGCCTTATATATCATTGATTTTATGGGTTTATGTAATCCATGGTGTTTCGCAGTCATTCTCGAGTGCAGCATGTAGCCTTAGTTTAGGTTTATTTTCCGGGTCGGGTTTATCTGTTTTGATAGTTGTCCACCAAATACATGAAGTAAATTCTTCATATCGTTTGATTACGTTGAGATTCGTGTATGATAATAGTTTTTATGGTAACAGTTCGGGTGAACAGTTATTGAGATTATTGAGGGTTCACGATTGGGTCAAATTCATGCAGATATGTATCTGAAGTTAAAACTCTTAATTGGTTGTGCATATATACGGCAAGAATTGTGATCATAAAATCAGCAAAATTAAAGCAACTGTTTATCCAGAATATTAGCCTTCAGCTACTGATCATTTTAATttagtttttagtgattttgttcCATGCTGTTCCGTTTAACACCATGGAATTTGTATTCATAAGTTTGTCTCTTTGACAGTCTGTCATGTCACGTACTAAACAAAACACGCAAATCAAAAGACTGCGAGAACCCAGTGACGTTTTTACCATTAGGGTGCACACCACTAAAAAAACAACTTccattttaaatattgtaaaaatattatcaaaatgtaaGTTTGGTTTTCAACCCCATGTGACAATTATTTAGTACATAGCAAACTAGGCTATCTTCGATATAAATAATGATTGGGGAATAGGAGAATAATAATTCTTAATTCTGTTATCTATTTCAGACAATAGTCCAGGTCCAATAATACCCTTTAATACTTTCCCAACATTCcaatgtaaactgagctcaaaaagaaacttataattttttacaacttgtgaatcataaggtcatatcttaaaatactgtcaatcaaaatgaaccaaaattacacacaggattaccttaatactctactcaaaacacatgtcagtaaccaagcagttgtccaactgacacagcagcaaaatgcactgtcatgggacagcttcctggacttccttcactttcacagcccaacatttggcacccaggacaaaaaatctgtgagaatgcacacaagatccttgcacagatgataaaacggtgctgctttctgcttttcatacactttttcatgaaacagggctgggctgtgaatgtggtccaggaagctgtcccatatcagtgcattttgctgttgtgtcagttggataactgcttggttactgacatgtgttaagagtagagtatcgaagtaaatctgtgtgtaattttggttcaatttgatggacaggatttcaagatatgaccttgtgaaaaattataagtttcttttttagcTCAGTTTATTTTGGAATTTATaatagtagatagcaaggtgcctgtaatACTAGTAGGTTGTTTTCGAAACTTGGTTAATCATATATCCGATGCTGCTAAATTGTTTGTAGAAAATCGTTGGAAATCTTTAATGATCGAAGAAGAACCCAAGTGCTCGCAATAAACGTCGTACGTACCGTATCGCACCTTTAAATCTACTTATAGCACCATTAAACGGGTGAGTAGGCCTAAGAGGAAGGTACTTGTAATAGGTTATCTTTGATATAGGATATGACTGTGCATGAGTTTATATATTCAGTGTCTTCAGTGAATAAAGCtaaaagtagatagcaaaggttCATGTACTATCCAGTGGTGGCACCAGCATTTTTTTTCGGGGCGGGGGCATTGGGTGGCAAAGTGAATATCAGGGGGGAGgagggcaaaatcgacaaattttgcgcaacattgccgcaaaaagtggaaatttacgtaatatTGGGGTTTTTGTCTTAAAAGTGTGTGGGGGAGTGGCGGGgaaggggcaagaaaaatatttggggaggGGGAAAATATGCGAATACTGATCACTTATTTAAtcatctttaaaggcccattcagtgatttgctcatccggacgatcataaaaatcatcgaaattcagattttggtacctttgtcattgttatagatATGTTAACATACCggtagcctgcgagtggttcagccgaaagccatatcataagacattttacatgaatctgtaatttatatacctacagtattataatatatattagctacatctatttgaatggggcttcaacttcgtaagcttcgtcaatactgctgttttctttcatttttgccaatttaaaaaataccaaatcacaatttgaatgacttacccTTCACTTTGCAGCAATTTATTAACAATTCTAATTTGTTTGCACTTGCCTGGGATAACTGAGTGGGTCTTTAATCACTAATTCAAAATGATGTATGGCCTTGCAagtaaatttattttaatttgtctGCATTTTGTCTTCTTTGTTTGCATGCATcataattttttgtttttcacaaattactcagaacttTACTCAGAGAAAATGGTTAATGAGCTTGTTAGTTTATTGAAATACTGGTTGGTTCCGATTTAATTAGGTCTTCAAATAATAACTGTATTTAAACACCATGGAATTTATATTCTATAGTTTGTCTCTATTTACAGTCTGTCACGTCACACACTATCAAACGCACAAATCCAAAGACGGTAAAGAGACTACGATAACCCCAAGGATGTCTTTTCCATAAGGGTGCACACCACAATAAAACTTTACATTTATAAAATTATGGTGTGACAGTTTATTaaataaagttatcttcagtagatagcaaggtacctgATGTCTGTAAATGCTGTCGTCTATGGTTATAGACCTGGGCGATGCATCGATGCATAgtactatttgtttgtgtggcaagACTGCATGCTTTAAAAATCTCTGATATTGACCAAGTTAGGCCCCTATGTAGTCAGAGAAGTACATTTTTGgggttgatgcttcaaaatggtatgtTTTCTCTcatttatgacatttttgttttaatattacaAAAATTCATTCGCAACATAATTCATTATAAAAGTGAATGTGTGTACTATATTTTATTTACAATACTTTTATGTTCAGGCTGAAACAATTGATATAAGCATTAAAACGTTCGGCTTTATGACAAATCCAAAGAGTCCCAACCGCTGCGCATAAAAGTTGTATGCGATGAATACGTACTGAACCGTAGCACTCATTGATTTATTTTTTGTAGAAATTACTGGCTTTCCTACAGATATGAACTTTAAACTTggcatataagttataaatagttatttcatgtcatatttgaaatttgcgatacaaattgaaggcaaattattaaaaattgacatttttgacatttaacagtcaacgaagtaaactttatatttctaatgatatgtactttaggTGTATATCTGGAAGGATTTAAGCCGactatcatatgaaaattttgatctttcttaTTAAGGACatatttcgtattcagaatacaatttggtgtatctgatgtgctctcagttcccatcaaaatattgtgcaaaggtgggtgaccgagcccgtAACAAAACATAAAATACAAATTCGATTATATTCTTGCCAAGTAATGAgatctgtaaaaaatattttgcacacaaacattatgtagccagaggtttatgTTGGTATAAAAATCGAACCTTCTTTGAGAAAGGTGAGGGGATGAAAGGCCCCCTTAAAGTTATTGTCAGTGTTTTGCAACTCTTTTCTGGCGAAATACAATGACATGTATCAACTGGGATTTTTTTAGACCTAAGTGAaattaccgtaaaacctcatctagAAGCATAGTAGAGTGtgtttgatgaaagctaaattaatccaggtgcccTCCATaaacaatattataacattatggagtttgagcaattaAAATTCCGATACAagcgtatacaaacaagtattattgtaagaccaatatattatattggcatatttacgactgtatcgtattaatttagctttcatcaaaaacactctatatgcttctagacgaggttttacggtaatcTAGGGCCTAAAGTCTAATtatctttaatttcttaatagtGTGTTTGACAATACTTTTAAGATTTGCTGTTAAAATGCCTTGGCAGTAAAAGTACAAGCATATTGATTCAGTCACAGTAGAAATCTTTTGAATATGTGCAATCAAAGGCACACGACAGGCGTGGGCAGAGGTTCTCTTTAATACAGTTTCGAAGCGTTACACAATTTTGGCAAGTAAGGTTGATCTGTTCATGTAGTTCAAACGCAAATACTGAAATTAACAGTCAAACAAGCACCAGTGTAGTTGGTGTAAACACAAActgaacttttgttttgtttctgtacTACAATAGGCATGTCAAGTACTATCTGATAATAAAAGTTTCTGTTGTATCACTGTTATTTTACGCTACGCACCCCACACAAGCATTCCTTGAAAATAGCAACacttaataatatttttacaatgttgttAAATATATACGTATAAACATTGTtcagacattttttttaaatgaagagtttggttccaaaaggccgctttgtgtaaaattcatttgaagatattcctaagagtagcagtagCCGTACCTATCTAATAACACTGGACCACTGGAATAGTTAACACTTTTGtggttatctttaaaaaaaaaagtaattgtaAATCTTTTTAATCTCCTACGTGCGAAGAagataataaatataaaagaaaattgttttttatttgtacaAAAAGGAGCTAAATGCAATGGTAGCCATTTTGAAACTTTGCATTGGAGaaattttaggggacaaaatgatgctaaaaatagaaaataaactaGAGTTACAAACATGTCCATTTCAATCGTtataccagaaaaatgtgacacaaagcagctattggatttagtgccttttggaaacaaaactCTTCAAATAGCAATGTTACAGTTACCATGGATACAGAATGATTAATCCCATGTGTAAGTTGAGCTACTtaataatgattttaaaatgtttctttCGATACAAAATGGATTGCAAATTTCTTTTAGGTAatgtaaaataatgaaattgtttgGATAAACTTAACATAACATGCTGTTAGATAAGTGTACTCCATGATCGTTTTTCTTGAAAGTCCTTTTAATGTCACAAATAAATGACATTCATTTTAATGGGCAGTACAAATTATTTGGGAATTTACCACTTCTGACACGATCTGTTCTATGGAGGCCAAATGCGGCAaattagaaaaacaaaacaaaacaaaaacaaacaataaaatatataagaaaatagacattgtTTATCACAATTCGCCACATTTTTGTTCAAACCATCTCTAACATATGTAAGCGGAACATATCCGGGGCCTTACTGgcgtaatgagaaaaatatgctgATACCTAAATCTCAGTTTTTATGAGAACAAATGTGGGATGAAGCTGTTGATTTGGTCACACCCAGtttaatatagacgaatccaatttcacacatacctacacctcaatggcagccatagctgggtccccctgaGGTCAGGGGTATTAAACTGCAtatcatcacccgtgttacacgtaaacGAAAGAATTATGaaaatttacaacacaatacaattcaacatcgatttttaagcggatttaatccacccaattgggcagtacatactgcagttactgtccgttttcctatacacaatacacagtgctctttcccattgacgcgtgacctttacaaatagccctacgttaacagtatggggatatgactagttaacgtcgctgtgtgaaaaataaccggccaatattaaaagtactcttctaaagttctagaaaatatagtttttaacatgtcctaaattttagctaatttagatgtttggaaatattcgtactttggtgttttagttaatgttataggtaatagtacattgcctagttaacgtcgctgtgtgaaaaataaccggccaatattaaaagtactcttctaaaattctagacaatatagttttgtaacatgtcctaaatttttagcaaatttagatgtttggaaatactcgtactttggtgttttaggaaggatatgtaaacgacagataacaccaaaaatatgaagaaattatttctaaaccgtgttaagtcaaaaatcattatgttgctcattttcaagaatgctggtttacaaaaagcacgacattgtctgatttcgtgaacaaagccacacataacattgtttcctttcgtttcctttataatcggttacccaactgaagctatgaataccatctttattgcgatatcgcacatgaaaacagtcacttgtgcacaaccagagaagatccgatttaatcagttgagctgtttcaatgagtgttatcttggtttaatagcttttaatggggttaagtcctgcaaaggtcgagatgaattctactgtagacatgactgcatcatgaacaaCACCAGTTTGGAGCAGAcgagacccagtaatggccgactgaattctgaccatcacttggctcggtGGATTCGCCTATCAAactattttatacactttagcTGTTTTTGTATCAGCAACTACTAACAGTCCCTCTGATGTGAAAGTGAAATCTCTTGGCATATACAACCCTTCTGCAATTCGTCCTACGAACCTTCCAGTGGTGGCGCAATATTGCTCTATACACCCAGTCCCTGCTTTTGGCATTCCATACGCTACCATCTCCAGACACCTGCCTACGAACAGGCTATCTGTGTCCTTATGATAGCATACCGCGGATGAATGAGGGATATCAAATATTTGGACCTCCTTTCCCAAATCAAGATTGATTACACAAATTTTCCCATCTTTCCAGGAATTTGTGATGGCATACCCGTTAAACCTAGTCGCTAAACGAACTGGCTTTGTGATACTTTGCACTGTCTTCGACACCACTCCATCCTTCTCTATGATAGTAAGTGTTGAATTGAACAAATCACTTATGACTACTCTCCCATCAGTCGTAGTCTCAATTCCAGTCGCGTATCTCCCAACATGAGCCCTGGGCTCTCCAGACGGTCTAACTTTGAGCACGCCTTGGTATTTTCCTGCTGGAGAATACACTTCTACGTGTTTGAATCGCGCTACTAAGTACCTACCTTCTGCGGTCACGGCAACGCCATATGGGCTGATAGATGTTTTGGAAGAGAGCGCCAAACGGGATAAATTTCTATATTGTCCTTGCGCAAGATCACTGTATACGTAAACCTGATTAGCACTGTAATCACTTACAACTAGCAACCCATGTGGTGTTGCCGTTATGAAACTAGCCAATTGAAATGCACCAAATTCGTTAAGCATTGTGCACTTCACTTTCTGAATTGGTAACAAACAACCAAACACTTTGGGCATATCGTAGGGCGTACCATACACAAACTTTGCCATACCCATAACCGGACTCTTAGCTAGATCCCCACTCTTTTCATTGTCTATCAATAAGCTTACAGTACTATCAAGTGGTTCCATCACTGAAATCTCAGCAGATTCTGTTTTTTCGAGTTCATTTTCCAGTTTATCCAGAGTATCTTTAGACCTCTCAATTTGATTCTTCAGCAGTGTTCTTTTCTCTTTCAAGCTATCTATTCTTGGCATTACATTCTCCGCAAGATTTATAATCATGTCTTTGCTCTCCTCTTGAATCCGTTTTATAACTTGTTCAGCTTGTTTTTCGATAATCTTTTGCTGAACCTTCAGATGATTTTCCATAAGTTTCTGGAGTTCTTTGAGCTCCTTAACATTCTTCTTACATTCTTGAATCTCTTTTGTGGTTTCGTGCACAGCATCCTTCATTTTCATTGCCTGTTCGTTGCTATGCATTTCCGCGCCATCTTTATCTGCGTCGCTTTGTGCACCTGTTGTACATAGATTACACTTATAATGATGATCGGCGTTGTCGCTCTTAGAGCAAACTACGTCCTCTGTTTCATCTTTTCTTTGATGTACCGCTCCATCTGGTTGCCTTTGTACAGAATGTCTGCGAACAGAACATTCACTGCAATCAACAGCAGCGCAGTTACCACGgttacaatgagttgaaatgtcaAGCCTACGTTGTGACGTAACATCTGCACTCCGGACATACTGAGGAAGCAAACCTTGAGATGGTCTGCTGTTGTGAGTTCCTTCACGATTTCTGTTATGTACCTGTATGTTATTATTTGCAGCATCACTGTACGCAATACCATCTTCGTCCTTGCTCTTCGTGATGCCAACGTGGTTTCCACCACGACTGGGCATCTCTGCTTTATGCTTGCTTATACTCGCTCTTTCATGGTATTTACCAAGATTGTCCACCCAAATGTTATCGTCAACAGTATTTATTCTAGGCATACGGGCAACATGACAGCACTCCATACAATCCACATACCTTTGGTTACCTTTCCGCATAATATGAAGGCATGAAGTACAACATACATGAGGACAATCCAGAAGTTTGGGCGTGGTGGGGTCACGTAATAGTTCAAAACATGCAGGGCACGTCAAGTCTTCCTCAACTATAATGCAAAATGATGGTGGTGCTGCCATAATGATGGAATAAAGTATCACTTGCCTGTGAAAAAGGAAATCATACGGAACAAAGTGTAAGATTTTGGCAGGGAATCTTGAGATACAAACAGTAAGCTAAAAACTTGAACTGTAACACACGGTCAAACAAGagatgattataataattgaagaccgaattaaaaaagacttgTTTGCGTATGACGTACTGCGAAAGTAAGCAACCAATGACGTCACGCCTTTGCcttgacgtcagacacaaactaatctttttaagtcggtcttcaattatagaatcAGGGAGCACCTCAAGTTGCaagcaggtggtggccgcattgcattctctaaattcagtaaattttcatcgtcaaccgtgtaattgaatgggattattttgaaattttaaaacgcttaaaatatcacaaacaaattggcctatgttgataaataatataaatacaagctaaaaccgttggggttcgataatgaaccccacaaaactaaccgactatattggaaaatgccatacggccgggcggtttcacaagttgccggctcgatcatgtcatccgccgcctggttgcAAGAAGGAATGACATGACAAATCTGCTCAATATACTTCAAATCGATTGGAATTTAGTTTGGAATTGGATATATATTTGCATTGCAGTGGATCCTGTTTTATAAATCCGTATCATTAACACTTAACATCATTGAATTATGTCTCACATATTCTTAG
It encodes:
- the LOC140140866 gene encoding uncharacterized protein gives rise to the protein MAAPPSFCIIVEEDLTCPACFELLRDPTTPKLLDCPHVCCTSCLHIMRKGNQRYVDCMECCHVARMPRINTVDDNIWVDNLGKYHERASISKHKAEMPSRGGNHVGITKSKDEDGIAYSDAANNNIQVHNRNREGTHNSRPSQGLLPQYVRSADVTSQRRLDISTHCNRGNCAAVDCSECSVRRHSVQRQPDGAVHQRKDETEDVVCSKSDNADHHYKCNLCTTGAQSDADKDGAEMHSNEQAMKMKDAVHETTKEIQECKKNVKELKELQKLMENHLKVQQKIIEKQAEQVIKRIQEESKDMIINLAENVMPRIDSLKEKRTLLKNQIERSKDTLDKLENELEKTESAEISVMEPLDSTVSLLIDNEKSGDLAKSPVMGMAKFVYGTPYDMPKVFGCLLPIQKVKCTMLNEFGAFQLASFITATPHGLLVVSDYSANQVYVYSDLAQGQYRNLSRLALSSKTSISPYGVAVTAEGRYLVARFKHVEVYSPAGKYQGVLKVRPSGEPRAHVGRYATGIETTTDGRVVISDLFNSTLTIIEKDGVVSKTVQSITKPVRLATRFNGYAITNSWKDGKICVINLDLGKEVQIFDIPHSSAVCYHKDTDSLFVGRCLEMVAYGMPKAGTGCIEQYCATTGRFVGRIAEGLYMPRDFTFTSEGLLVVADTKTAKVYKIV